Proteins encoded by one window of Rutidosis leptorrhynchoides isolate AG116_Rl617_1_P2 chromosome 7, CSIRO_AGI_Rlap_v1, whole genome shotgun sequence:
- the LOC139857595 gene encoding AP-1 complex subunit sigma-2 isoform X2 yields the protein MIHFVLLISRQGKVRLTKWYSPYSQKERSKVIRELSGMILTRGPKLCNFVEWRGFKVVYKRYASLYFCMCINQEDNELEVLEIIHHYVEILDRYFGSVCELDLIFNFHKAYYILDEVLIAGELQESSKKTVARLVAAQDSLVEAAKEEANSISNIIAQATK from the exons ATG ATTCATTTTGTTCTTTTAATAAGCCGACAAGGAAAAGTTAGGCTTACAAAGTGGTATTCGCCCTACTCTCAGAAAGAAAGAAGTAAG GTGATACGAGAGCTCAGTGGGATGATTCTTACCCGTGGCCCAAAGCTTTGTAATTTTGTTGAGTGGAGGGGATTTAAAGTTGTTTATAAAAG GTATGCCAGCCTCTACTTCTGTATGTGTATTAACCAAGAAGATAATGAATTGGAAGTCCTTGAGATTATTCATCATTACGTCGAAATTCTAGATCGTTACTTCGGAAGT GTTTGTGAGCTGGACCTGATCTTTAACTTTCACAAG GCTTATTATATACTGGACGAAGTACTGATTGCTGGGGAACTTCAGGAATCAAGCAAGAAGACGGTGGCCCGTTTAGTGGCTGCACAG GATTCTTTAGTGGAGGCAGCCAAAGAAGAAGCAAATTCGATAAGCAATATAATTGCACAGGCAACCAAGTAA
- the LOC139857595 gene encoding AP-1 complex subunit sigma-1 isoform X1: MTCSILNIIFFSMLWVHLLCLSIIFFYLQYYLNPVTMSIRLNILQIHFVLLISRQGKVRLTKWYSPYSQKERSKVIRELSGMILTRGPKLCNFVEWRGFKVVYKRYASLYFCMCINQEDNELEVLEIIHHYVEILDRYFGSVCELDLIFNFHKAYYILDEVLIAGELQESSKKTVARLVAAQDSLVEAAKEEANSISNIIAQATK, from the exons ATGACATGTAGCATTTTGAACATTATTTTTTTTAGTATGTTGTGGGTGCATTTGCTATGTCTAtcaattattttcttttaccttcaaTATTATCTTAATCCAGTTACCATGTCGATAAGGTTAAATATTTTGCAGATTCATTTTGTTCTTTTAATAAGCCGACAAGGAAAAGTTAGGCTTACAAAGTGGTATTCGCCCTACTCTCAGAAAGAAAGAAGTAAG GTGATACGAGAGCTCAGTGGGATGATTCTTACCCGTGGCCCAAAGCTTTGTAATTTTGTTGAGTGGAGGGGATTTAAAGTTGTTTATAAAAG GTATGCCAGCCTCTACTTCTGTATGTGTATTAACCAAGAAGATAATGAATTGGAAGTCCTTGAGATTATTCATCATTACGTCGAAATTCTAGATCGTTACTTCGGAAGT GTTTGTGAGCTGGACCTGATCTTTAACTTTCACAAG GCTTATTATATACTGGACGAAGTACTGATTGCTGGGGAACTTCAGGAATCAAGCAAGAAGACGGTGGCCCGTTTAGTGGCTGCACAG GATTCTTTAGTGGAGGCAGCCAAAGAAGAAGCAAATTCGATAAGCAATATAATTGCACAGGCAACCAAGTAA
- the LOC139857971 gene encoding uncharacterized protein — protein sequence MSSHTFTTATTAAAAAVKQLLFRPLHYYHCRISSSIFAVAGYSTTLSSSTRNKKKLNRKDNSNSSNTRKALIDSVVKRRTRSDKKFDEESFRQFGTTESHIPVMLGEVLEVFDSIKLQTFVDCTLGAAGHTSAIVQRHSEMQTYVGLDFDPVAHEKAKAKIDMIKTTKSRDSTINLKTYTFLRNYKNIRSTLSEVDEKLLISGVDGILMDLGMSSMQVNNSNRGFSVLCDGPLDMRMDPQASLTAEDILNTWPEAELGQIIRDYGEENNWRALQKRIVKARLSGGLHSTSDLVDLIRSSTPGGKVGRQGWIKTATRVFQALRIAVNDELKTLESSLYDCYSCLAPGGRLAVISFHSLEDRIVKQTFLNIVNKNSVNGHEREALKSVSLDLNDVKCENDDEKEAWIKQTIKGVGGTILTKRPVTPCEDEEKVNVRCRSAKLRVIQRD from the exons ATGTCCTCGCACACTTTCACCACTGCCACAACGGCGGCTGCGGCGGCTGTAAAGCAACTGTTATTCCGGCCGTTGCATTACTACCACTGCCGTATCTCCTCATCTATTTTCGCCGTCGCCGGTTATTCAACTACCTTATCTTCATCCACTCGTAACAAGAAAAAACTGAACAGAAAAGACAATTCGAATAGTAGTAATACTCGTAAAGCATTAATCGATTCGGTAGTCAAACGACGAACTCGATCGGATAAGAAGTTCGATGAGGAAAGTTTCCGTCAATTCGGTACCACTGAGAGTCATATTCCGGTCATGTTAGGTGAGGTTTTGGAGGTTTTTGATTCAATTAAGCTTCAGACGTTTGTTGATTGTACTCTCGGAGCTGCTGGACATACTTCTGCT ATAGTTCAGCGTCATTCAGAGATGCAGACGTATGTCGGACTGGATTTTGATCCCGTTGCCCATGAAAAAGCAAAAGCCAAAATTGATATGATTAAGACTACCAAATCCCGTGACTCAACTATCAATCTAAAAACTTACACATTTCTAAGAAATTATAAGAACATCAGATCGACACTATCTGAAGTAGATGAGAAGCTTCTGATTTCAGGAGTCGATGGGATCCTTATGGACTTGGGAATGTCGTCCATGCAG GTGAACAATTCAAATAGAGGATTTAGTGTACTTTGCGACGGACCTCTTGATATGAGAATGGATCCTCAG GCTAGTCTGACTGCTGAAGACATACTAAATACATGGCCAGAAGCTGAACTGGGACAAATCATACGTGACTACGGGGAAGAGAATAATTGGCGTGCACTTCAAAAGAGGATTGTTAAAGCTCGCTTAAGCGGGGGATTGCATTCTACTAGTGATCTAGTAGATCTTATTCGAAGTTCCACACCTGGTGGAAAAG TTGGAAGACAGGGTTGGATAAAGACAGCCACGAGAGTATTCCAGGCTCTAAGAATAGCTGTTAATGACGAACTGAAGACATTAGAGTCTTCATTATACGATTGTTACAGTTGTCTTGCTCCTGGTGGTAGGCTTGCAGTAATATCTTTTCATAGTTTGGAGGACAGAATCGTGAAACAAACGTTTCTTAATATCGTAAACAAAAATTCAGTCAATGGTCACGAACGAGAAGCTTTGAAAAGTGTATCATTggatttgaatgatgttaaatgtgaaAACGATGATGAAAAAGAGGCGTGGATTAAACAAACGATTAAAGGTGTTGGTGGGACAATTTTAACAAAGAGACCTGTAACGCCTTGTGAAGATGAAGAGAAAGTGAATGTGAGATGTAGGAGTGCTAAACTCAGGGTAATACAAAGAGATTGA